From a region of the Mobula hypostoma chromosome 6, sMobHyp1.1, whole genome shotgun sequence genome:
- the rpl39 gene encoding 60S ribosomal protein L39 — MPSHKTFRIKRFLAKKMKQNRPIPQWIRMKTGNKIRYNSKRRHWRRTKLGL, encoded by the exons ATG CCGTCGCACAAAACTTTCCGGATCAAGCGCTTTCTCGCCAAGAAGATGAAGCAGAACCGGCCGATCCCGCAATGGATCCGCATGAAAACCGGCAACAAAATCAG ATACAACTCAAAAAGGAGACACTGGAGAAGGACCAAACTTGGCTTGTAA